TGTGGACGGCGCGCGACATGTTCGAGGCCGCGTCGATCGTCGGCGAGGCGGTGCGGCAGGTGCACCGGCGCGACGCCAACGCGCTGCGCGACGCCGGCATCGAGTTCAATGTCAGCCTGATCTTCGGCGGCCAGGTGCGCGGCGAGCGGGTGCGGCTGTTCAATATCTATGCGGCCGGCAATTTCGTCGAGGCCACGCCCGAGAACTGCTACTTCCAGATCGGCGAGGCCAAGTACGGCAAGCCCATCGTCGACCGGGTCGTGCATCCGTCGCTGCCGCTGGCCGAAGGGGCCAAGTGCGCGCTGATCTCGATGGACTCGACGCTGAAGTCGAATATCTCGGTGGGCCTGCCGCTGGACCTGCTGGTCTATGAAGCCGATTCGCTGCAGGTGAATCACTTCGTCAATATCGACGAGCGCAACGCCTACTTCCGCATGATCCGCGACACCTGGGGCCATCGCCTGCGCCAGGTCTTCGGCGAGATCCATAACCCGGAGTGGGATCCGGCCGCGCCCGCGGAATTCTCGCTGGCGCGCTCCGGCGAGGCCGACCGCTGGGCCCAGCCGGTGCGGGCCAGGCGCGTGCATCCGCGCAAGCCGGACTGAGGGGCGGTGGGCATGCGCGAGATCATCCATTTTTCCCACGCCAACGGCTTCCCGGTGACGACCTACCGCAAGCTGTTCGGCGAGCTGGACGGCGAGTTCGAGTTCCGCGCCGTGGACCGCTACGGCCACAAGCCGGAGTTCCCGGTGACACGCGGCTGGCCGCACCTGGTGGAAGAGCTGCTGGGTGATATTGACCGACAGTACCGCCAGCCGGTGTGGCTGGTGGGCCATTCGCTGGGCGGCTTCCTGTCGCTGATGGCGGCGTTGCGCCGCCCGGAACGGGTGCGCGGCGTGGTCATGCTGGACTCGCCGATCATCGCCGGCTGGCGTGCTTCCCTGCTGAAGACCGCCCAGATGCTCGGCATCGATGAAAAGCCGAGTCCGGCCGCGGTGACGAAGAACCGGCGCACGCACTGGCCGGACGCCGAGGCGGTGTGGCAACACTTCCGCGCCAAGCCCAATTTCGCGGTGTGGGACCAGGAAGTGCTGCGCGACTACGCCATCCACGGCACCGAGCCCACCGGCAAGGACAACGAGCGCCGGCTGCGCTTCGACCGCGAGGTCGAATACTGGATCTACCGCACGCTGCCGACCGGCCTCGGGCGCAAGGTCGCGCGCGGCGCGCCGGTGCCGGTCGGCTTCGTCGCCGGCACGCGCTCGCGCGAGGTGCGGCAGTGCGGCCTGGGCGCGACGCGCCGGCTGGTCGGGCCCAACCTGCGCTTTATCGAGGGCGGCCACCTGTACCCGAT
This Cupriavidus nantongensis DNA region includes the following protein-coding sequences:
- a CDS encoding alpha/beta fold hydrolase, with amino-acid sequence MREIIHFSHANGFPVTTYRKLFGELDGEFEFRAVDRYGHKPEFPVTRGWPHLVEELLGDIDRQYRQPVWLVGHSLGGFLSLMAALRRPERVRGVVMLDSPIIAGWRASLLKTAQMLGIDEKPSPAAVTKNRRTHWPDAEAVWQHFRAKPNFAVWDQEVLRDYAIHGTEPTGKDNERRLRFDREVEYWIYRTLPTGLGRKVARGAPVPVGFVAGTRSREVRQCGLGATRRLVGPNLRFIEGGHLYPMERPQQTAQLVRELIGAMREQGR